In the genome of Panthera uncia isolate 11264 chromosome B3 unlocalized genomic scaffold, Puncia_PCG_1.0 HiC_scaffold_1, whole genome shotgun sequence, one region contains:
- the MBIP gene encoding MAP3K12-binding inhibitory protein 1 isoform X5 has protein sequence MAAVAELSRSSSGDRSLERSCSPNLSQEVLCEIFRSLHSLVGQLNLRDDVVKITIDWNKLQSLSAFQPTLLFSALEQHVLYLQPFLAKLQPLIKEENTTVVGGTEKTEMGNKNEVNAKFPISDLQEEEKHKDCDLGDVKKTQIHVDPEVVQIKAGKAEIDRRISAFIERKQAEINENNVREFCNVIDCNQENSCARTDAIFTPYPGFKSHVKGGPVPRDIYQRIKKLEDKILELEGISPEYFHSVSFSGKRRKVQPPQQNYSLAELDEKISALRQALLRKSREADSMATHHLP, from the exons ATGGCTGCTGTAGCTGAGCTTAGTCGCTCCAGCAGTGGTGACAGGAGTTTGGAACGGAGCTGCAGCCCTAATCTCTCCCAAGAGGTGCTCTGCGAAATCTTTCGCTCTCTGCATAGCCTGGTGGGACAA CTTAACCTCAGAGATGATGTGGTGAAAATTACAATCGATTGGAACAAGCTCCAGAGCCTCTCGGCATTCCAGCCCACTTTGCTCTTTAGTGCACTTGAAcaacatgttttatatttacag CCTTTTTTAGCAAAACTTCAGCCTCTGATTAAAGAGGAGAATACAACTGTTGTTGGAGGgacagaaaaaacagaaatggggAATAAGAATGAAGTAAATGCCAAATTTCCCATTAGTGACctacaagaggaagaaaagcacaaagattGTGATTTAGGAGATGTGAAAAAGACACAGATCCATGTTGATCCAGAAGTAGTTCAAATAAAGGCTGGAAAAGCAGAA ATTGACAGACGAatatctgcatttattgaaagaaagcaagctgaaatcaatgaaaacaaCGTGAGGGAATTTTGCAATGTTATTGATTGTAATCAAG AAAACAGTTGTGCAAGAACTGATGCCATTTTTACTCCTTACCCGGGATTTAAAAGTCATGTAAAAG gtGGTCCAGTGCCAAGAGACATTtatcagagaattaaaaaacttGAGGATAAAATCCTTGAATTGGAAGGCATCTCTCCTGAATATTTTCATTCTGTA agcttttctggaaaaagaagaaaagtacaaCCACCTCAA CAGAATTATTCACTGGCTGAACTTGATGAAAAAATTAGTGCCCTCAGACAAGCCCTGCTCAGAAAATCAAGAGAAGCAGACTCCATGGCTACCCACCACCTTCCATGA
- the MBIP gene encoding MAP3K12-binding inhibitory protein 1 isoform X4, protein MAAVAELSRSSSGDRSLERSCSPNLSQEVLCEIFRSLHSLVGQPFLAKLQPLIKEENTTVVGGTEKTEMGNKNEVNAKFPISDLQEEEKHKDCDLGDVKKTQIHVDPEVVQIKAGKAEIDRRISAFIERKQAEINENNVREFCNVIDCNQENSCARTDAIFTPYPGFKSHVKVSRVVNTYGPQTRPEGIQGSGHKPNSMLRDCGNQAVEERLQNIEAHLRLQTGGPVPRDIYQRIKKLEDKILELEGISPEYFHSVSFSGKRRKVQPPQQNYSLAELDEKISALRQALLRKSREADSMATHHLP, encoded by the exons ATGGCTGCTGTAGCTGAGCTTAGTCGCTCCAGCAGTGGTGACAGGAGTTTGGAACGGAGCTGCAGCCCTAATCTCTCCCAAGAGGTGCTCTGCGAAATCTTTCGCTCTCTGCATAGCCTGGTGGGACAA CCTTTTTTAGCAAAACTTCAGCCTCTGATTAAAGAGGAGAATACAACTGTTGTTGGAGGgacagaaaaaacagaaatggggAATAAGAATGAAGTAAATGCCAAATTTCCCATTAGTGACctacaagaggaagaaaagcacaaagattGTGATTTAGGAGATGTGAAAAAGACACAGATCCATGTTGATCCAGAAGTAGTTCAAATAAAGGCTGGAAAAGCAGAA ATTGACAGACGAatatctgcatttattgaaagaaagcaagctgaaatcaatgaaaacaaCGTGAGGGAATTTTGCAATGTTATTGATTGTAATCAAG AAAACAGTTGTGCAAGAACTGATGCCATTTTTACTCCTTACCCGGGATTTAAAAGTCATGTAAAAG TTTCTAGAGTTGTGAATACATATGGACCACAGACTAGACCTGAAGGAATTCAAGGGTCAGGTCATAAACCTAACAGCATGCTCCGAGATTGTGGTAATCAGGCTGTAGAAGAACGACTACAAAATATTGAGGCTCACTTGCGATTGCAGACGG gtGGTCCAGTGCCAAGAGACATTtatcagagaattaaaaaacttGAGGATAAAATCCTTGAATTGGAAGGCATCTCTCCTGAATATTTTCATTCTGTA agcttttctggaaaaagaagaaaagtacaaCCACCTCAA CAGAATTATTCACTGGCTGAACTTGATGAAAAAATTAGTGCCCTCAGACAAGCCCTGCTCAGAAAATCAAGAGAAGCAGACTCCATGGCTACCCACCACCTTCCATGA
- the MBIP gene encoding MAP3K12-binding inhibitory protein 1 isoform X1 — protein MAAVAELSRSSSGDRSLERSCSPNLSQEVLCEIFRSLHSLVGQLNLRDDVVKITIDWNKLQSLSAFQPTLLFSALEQHVLYLQPFLAKLQPLIKEENTTVVGGTEKTEMGNKNEVNAKFPISDLQEEEKHKDCDLGDVKKTQIHVDPEVVQIKAGKAEIDRRISAFIERKQAEINENNVREFCNVIDCNQENSCARTDAIFTPYPGFKSHVKVSRVVNTYGPQTRPEGIQGSGHKPNSMLRDCGNQAVEERLQNIEAHLRLQTGGPVPRDIYQRIKKLEDKILELEGISPEYFHSVSFSGKRRKVQPPQQNYSLAELDEKISALRQALLRKSREADSMATHHLP, from the exons ATGGCTGCTGTAGCTGAGCTTAGTCGCTCCAGCAGTGGTGACAGGAGTTTGGAACGGAGCTGCAGCCCTAATCTCTCCCAAGAGGTGCTCTGCGAAATCTTTCGCTCTCTGCATAGCCTGGTGGGACAA CTTAACCTCAGAGATGATGTGGTGAAAATTACAATCGATTGGAACAAGCTCCAGAGCCTCTCGGCATTCCAGCCCACTTTGCTCTTTAGTGCACTTGAAcaacatgttttatatttacag CCTTTTTTAGCAAAACTTCAGCCTCTGATTAAAGAGGAGAATACAACTGTTGTTGGAGGgacagaaaaaacagaaatggggAATAAGAATGAAGTAAATGCCAAATTTCCCATTAGTGACctacaagaggaagaaaagcacaaagattGTGATTTAGGAGATGTGAAAAAGACACAGATCCATGTTGATCCAGAAGTAGTTCAAATAAAGGCTGGAAAAGCAGAA ATTGACAGACGAatatctgcatttattgaaagaaagcaagctgaaatcaatgaaaacaaCGTGAGGGAATTTTGCAATGTTATTGATTGTAATCAAG AAAACAGTTGTGCAAGAACTGATGCCATTTTTACTCCTTACCCGGGATTTAAAAGTCATGTAAAAG TTTCTAGAGTTGTGAATACATATGGACCACAGACTAGACCTGAAGGAATTCAAGGGTCAGGTCATAAACCTAACAGCATGCTCCGAGATTGTGGTAATCAGGCTGTAGAAGAACGACTACAAAATATTGAGGCTCACTTGCGATTGCAGACGG gtGGTCCAGTGCCAAGAGACATTtatcagagaattaaaaaacttGAGGATAAAATCCTTGAATTGGAAGGCATCTCTCCTGAATATTTTCATTCTGTA agcttttctggaaaaagaagaaaagtacaaCCACCTCAA CAGAATTATTCACTGGCTGAACTTGATGAAAAAATTAGTGCCCTCAGACAAGCCCTGCTCAGAAAATCAAGAGAAGCAGACTCCATGGCTACCCACCACCTTCCATGA
- the MBIP gene encoding MAP3K12-binding inhibitory protein 1 isoform X3 — MAAVAELSRSSSGDRSLERSCSPNLSQELNLRDDVVKITIDWNKLQSLSAFQPTLLFSALEQHVLYLQPFLAKLQPLIKEENTTVVGGTEKTEMGNKNEVNAKFPISDLQEEEKHKDCDLGDVKKTQIHVDPEVVQIKAGKAEIDRRISAFIERKQAEINENNVREFCNVIDCNQENSCARTDAIFTPYPGFKSHVKVSRVVNTYGPQTRPEGIQGSGHKPNSMLRDCGNQAVEERLQNIEAHLRLQTGGPVPRDIYQRIKKLEDKILELEGISPEYFHSVSFSGKRRKVQPPQQNYSLAELDEKISALRQALLRKSREADSMATHHLP; from the exons ATGGCTGCTGTAGCTGAGCTTAGTCGCTCCAGCAGTGGTGACAGGAGTTTGGAACGGAGCTGCAGCCCTAATCTCTCCCAAGAG CTTAACCTCAGAGATGATGTGGTGAAAATTACAATCGATTGGAACAAGCTCCAGAGCCTCTCGGCATTCCAGCCCACTTTGCTCTTTAGTGCACTTGAAcaacatgttttatatttacag CCTTTTTTAGCAAAACTTCAGCCTCTGATTAAAGAGGAGAATACAACTGTTGTTGGAGGgacagaaaaaacagaaatggggAATAAGAATGAAGTAAATGCCAAATTTCCCATTAGTGACctacaagaggaagaaaagcacaaagattGTGATTTAGGAGATGTGAAAAAGACACAGATCCATGTTGATCCAGAAGTAGTTCAAATAAAGGCTGGAAAAGCAGAA ATTGACAGACGAatatctgcatttattgaaagaaagcaagctgaaatcaatgaaaacaaCGTGAGGGAATTTTGCAATGTTATTGATTGTAATCAAG AAAACAGTTGTGCAAGAACTGATGCCATTTTTACTCCTTACCCGGGATTTAAAAGTCATGTAAAAG TTTCTAGAGTTGTGAATACATATGGACCACAGACTAGACCTGAAGGAATTCAAGGGTCAGGTCATAAACCTAACAGCATGCTCCGAGATTGTGGTAATCAGGCTGTAGAAGAACGACTACAAAATATTGAGGCTCACTTGCGATTGCAGACGG gtGGTCCAGTGCCAAGAGACATTtatcagagaattaaaaaacttGAGGATAAAATCCTTGAATTGGAAGGCATCTCTCCTGAATATTTTCATTCTGTA agcttttctggaaaaagaagaaaagtacaaCCACCTCAA CAGAATTATTCACTGGCTGAACTTGATGAAAAAATTAGTGCCCTCAGACAAGCCCTGCTCAGAAAATCAAGAGAAGCAGACTCCATGGCTACCCACCACCTTCCATGA
- the MBIP gene encoding MAP3K12-binding inhibitory protein 1 isoform X7 produces the protein MAAVAELSRSSSGDRSLERSCSPNLSQEVLCEIFRSLHSLVGQLNLRDDVVKITIDWNKLQSLSAFQPTLLFSALEQHVLYLQPFLAKLQPLIKEENTTVVGGTEKTEMGNKNEVNAKFPISDLQEEEKHKDCDLGDVKKTQIHVDPEVVQIKAGKAEIDRRISAFIERKQAEINENNVREFCNVIDCNQENSCARTDAIFTPYPGFKSHVKVSRVVNTYGPQTRPEGIQGSGHKPNSMLRDCGNQAVEERLQNIEAHLRLQTELFWKKKKSTTTSKLFTG, from the exons ATGGCTGCTGTAGCTGAGCTTAGTCGCTCCAGCAGTGGTGACAGGAGTTTGGAACGGAGCTGCAGCCCTAATCTCTCCCAAGAGGTGCTCTGCGAAATCTTTCGCTCTCTGCATAGCCTGGTGGGACAA CTTAACCTCAGAGATGATGTGGTGAAAATTACAATCGATTGGAACAAGCTCCAGAGCCTCTCGGCATTCCAGCCCACTTTGCTCTTTAGTGCACTTGAAcaacatgttttatatttacag CCTTTTTTAGCAAAACTTCAGCCTCTGATTAAAGAGGAGAATACAACTGTTGTTGGAGGgacagaaaaaacagaaatggggAATAAGAATGAAGTAAATGCCAAATTTCCCATTAGTGACctacaagaggaagaaaagcacaaagattGTGATTTAGGAGATGTGAAAAAGACACAGATCCATGTTGATCCAGAAGTAGTTCAAATAAAGGCTGGAAAAGCAGAA ATTGACAGACGAatatctgcatttattgaaagaaagcaagctgaaatcaatgaaaacaaCGTGAGGGAATTTTGCAATGTTATTGATTGTAATCAAG AAAACAGTTGTGCAAGAACTGATGCCATTTTTACTCCTTACCCGGGATTTAAAAGTCATGTAAAAG TTTCTAGAGTTGTGAATACATATGGACCACAGACTAGACCTGAAGGAATTCAAGGGTCAGGTCATAAACCTAACAGCATGCTCCGAGATTGTGGTAATCAGGCTGTAGAAGAACGACTACAAAATATTGAGGCTCACTTGCGATTGCAGACGG agcttttctggaaaaagaagaaaagtacaaCCACCTCAA AATTATTCACTGGCTGA
- the MBIP gene encoding MAP3K12-binding inhibitory protein 1 isoform X2: MAAVAELSRSSSGDRSLERSCSPNLSQEVLCEIFRSLHSLVGQLNLRDDVVKITIDWNKLQSLSAFQPTLLFSALEQHVLYLQPFLAKLQPLIKEENTTVVGGTEKTEMGNKNEVNAKFPISDLQEEEKHKDCDLGDVKKTQIHVDPEVVQIKAGKAEIDRRISAFIERKQAEINENNVREFCNVIDCNQENSCARTDAIFTPYPGFKSHVKVSRVVNTYGPQTRPEGIQGSGHKPNSMLRDCGNQAVEERLQNIEAHLRLQTGGPVPRDIYQRIKKLEDKILELEGISPEYFHSVSFSGKRRKVQPPQNYSLAELDEKISALRQALLRKSREADSMATHHLP; the protein is encoded by the exons ATGGCTGCTGTAGCTGAGCTTAGTCGCTCCAGCAGTGGTGACAGGAGTTTGGAACGGAGCTGCAGCCCTAATCTCTCCCAAGAGGTGCTCTGCGAAATCTTTCGCTCTCTGCATAGCCTGGTGGGACAA CTTAACCTCAGAGATGATGTGGTGAAAATTACAATCGATTGGAACAAGCTCCAGAGCCTCTCGGCATTCCAGCCCACTTTGCTCTTTAGTGCACTTGAAcaacatgttttatatttacag CCTTTTTTAGCAAAACTTCAGCCTCTGATTAAAGAGGAGAATACAACTGTTGTTGGAGGgacagaaaaaacagaaatggggAATAAGAATGAAGTAAATGCCAAATTTCCCATTAGTGACctacaagaggaagaaaagcacaaagattGTGATTTAGGAGATGTGAAAAAGACACAGATCCATGTTGATCCAGAAGTAGTTCAAATAAAGGCTGGAAAAGCAGAA ATTGACAGACGAatatctgcatttattgaaagaaagcaagctgaaatcaatgaaaacaaCGTGAGGGAATTTTGCAATGTTATTGATTGTAATCAAG AAAACAGTTGTGCAAGAACTGATGCCATTTTTACTCCTTACCCGGGATTTAAAAGTCATGTAAAAG TTTCTAGAGTTGTGAATACATATGGACCACAGACTAGACCTGAAGGAATTCAAGGGTCAGGTCATAAACCTAACAGCATGCTCCGAGATTGTGGTAATCAGGCTGTAGAAGAACGACTACAAAATATTGAGGCTCACTTGCGATTGCAGACGG gtGGTCCAGTGCCAAGAGACATTtatcagagaattaaaaaacttGAGGATAAAATCCTTGAATTGGAAGGCATCTCTCCTGAATATTTTCATTCTGTA agcttttctggaaaaagaagaaaagtacaaCCACCTCAA AATTATTCACTGGCTGAACTTGATGAAAAAATTAGTGCCCTCAGACAAGCCCTGCTCAGAAAATCAAGAGAAGCAGACTCCATGGCTACCCACCACCTTCCATGA
- the MBIP gene encoding MAP3K12-binding inhibitory protein 1 isoform X6, translated as MAAVAELSRSSSGDRSLERSCSPNLSQEVLCEIFRSLHSLVGQLNLRDDVVKITIDWNKLQSLSAFQPTLLFSALEQHVLYLQPFLAKLQPLIKEENTTVVGGTEKTEMGNKNEVNAKFPISDLQEEEKHKDCDLGDVKKTQIHVDPEVVQIKAGKAEIDRRISAFIERKQAEINENNVREFCNVIDCNQENSCARTDAIFTPYPGFKSHVKVSRVVNTYGPQTRPEGIQGSGHKPNSMLRDCGNQAVEERLQNIEAHLRLQTELFWKKKKSTTTSTELFTG; from the exons ATGGCTGCTGTAGCTGAGCTTAGTCGCTCCAGCAGTGGTGACAGGAGTTTGGAACGGAGCTGCAGCCCTAATCTCTCCCAAGAGGTGCTCTGCGAAATCTTTCGCTCTCTGCATAGCCTGGTGGGACAA CTTAACCTCAGAGATGATGTGGTGAAAATTACAATCGATTGGAACAAGCTCCAGAGCCTCTCGGCATTCCAGCCCACTTTGCTCTTTAGTGCACTTGAAcaacatgttttatatttacag CCTTTTTTAGCAAAACTTCAGCCTCTGATTAAAGAGGAGAATACAACTGTTGTTGGAGGgacagaaaaaacagaaatggggAATAAGAATGAAGTAAATGCCAAATTTCCCATTAGTGACctacaagaggaagaaaagcacaaagattGTGATTTAGGAGATGTGAAAAAGACACAGATCCATGTTGATCCAGAAGTAGTTCAAATAAAGGCTGGAAAAGCAGAA ATTGACAGACGAatatctgcatttattgaaagaaagcaagctgaaatcaatgaaaacaaCGTGAGGGAATTTTGCAATGTTATTGATTGTAATCAAG AAAACAGTTGTGCAAGAACTGATGCCATTTTTACTCCTTACCCGGGATTTAAAAGTCATGTAAAAG TTTCTAGAGTTGTGAATACATATGGACCACAGACTAGACCTGAAGGAATTCAAGGGTCAGGTCATAAACCTAACAGCATGCTCCGAGATTGTGGTAATCAGGCTGTAGAAGAACGACTACAAAATATTGAGGCTCACTTGCGATTGCAGACGG agcttttctggaaaaagaagaaaagtacaaCCACCTCAA CAGAATTATTCACTGGCTGA